The nucleotide window TGACCGCCTCAACTACATCCGCGGCGTCCTGATCGGTCATCCGGGGAAAGAGGGGCAGGGAGAGAATGCGCTGCGAGGCGTAACTGGCATTAGGCAGTTCACTGTCCGGGACCGGCATGTTCTCGCGGTACCAGGCGTGATGATGGATGGCTTTGTAGTGCAGGCCGGTGCCGATATTGCGTTTTTTCAGCTCATCCATGAAACGGTCGCGGTCGATGGTCAAATGCTCGATCCTGACCAGCGGTGTATAGAGGTGCCAGGCATGGCGCTGCAGATAGGGGGCATAGGCGGGCAGGGCCAATTCCTCCAGACCGGCGAACTCCCGGTTGTAGTATTCGGCGATCTCCCGGCGGCGGTCGATGAATCCGTCCAGTTTCGGCAGCTGATGGATGCCGAGGGCGGCCTGGATGTCCATCATGTTGTATTTGTAGCCCGGCAGCAGAATATCGTAGTTGGGTGTGCCGCTGGCGGCAAAGCGTTTCCAGGCCTCGCGGCTCATACCGTGGAACTTGAGCAGCGAAATTTCCTCCGCCAGGCCCTCGTCGGCAGTGCAGACCATGCCCCCTTCGCCGGTAGTGATGTTCTTGTTGGGGTGAAAGGAGAAGATCGAGAGTGTGTCGAGGGAGCCGATCTTTCTGCCCTTGTACTCCGTGCCGGCCGCGTGGGCCGCGTCCTCGATCAGGGTCAGATCGTGTTCCCGCGCCAGCTCCAGGAGCGGGTCCATGTCGCAGGACTGACCGGCAAAGTGCACCGGAATGATGGCCCGGGTACGGGGGGTAATCTTTTTACGGATCTCTTCCACATCGATATTGAGGGTGCCGGGCTCGATATCGGCCAGGACCGGTGTCCCGCCACAGAGGATGATCAGACTGACGGTGGAGGCAAAGGTCATGGGAGTGGTAATGATCTCATCCCCCTCCGAGATCTTCAGTGCCAGCAGCGTCAGATGCAGGCCGGCTGTGGCAGAGCTGAGCGGCACGGCGAACGGGGCGCCCACATAGGCCTTGAACTCTTCTTCGAAGCGCTTGA belongs to Geobacter sp. SVR and includes:
- a CDS encoding DegT/DnrJ/EryC1/StrS aminotransferase family protein, translated to MRETFLPFSTPTIDDAEINEVVDSLRSGWITTGPKVKRFEEEFKAYVGAPFAVPLSSATAGLHLTLLALKISEGDEIITTPMTFASTVSLIILCGGTPVLADIEPGTLNIDVEEIRKKITPRTRAIIPVHFAGQSCDMDPLLELAREHDLTLIEDAAHAAGTEYKGRKIGSLDTLSIFSFHPNKNITTGEGGMVCTADEGLAEEISLLKFHGMSREAWKRFAASGTPNYDILLPGYKYNMMDIQAALGIHQLPKLDGFIDRRREIAEYYNREFAGLEELALPAYAPYLQRHAWHLYTPLVRIEHLTIDRDRFMDELKKRNIGTGLHYKAIHHHAWYRENMPVPDSELPNASYASQRILSLPLFPRMTDQDAADVVEAVREAIAAHRR